GAACACCGCGTAGTAGCCCGGGCCACTGGCGTAGGGGTGTTTGTCCTCATACAAAATCGTCGTACCACGCTCGCGGAGCTGCGCCGTCAACGCATCGACCTGCGCCCGCGATTCGCCGTGAAACGCCAGGTGATTCAGCCCCACCCGGCATCGGTGATACCCCGGCTCCCCCTCACCCACATACTTCGCCTCCACCTGCACCAGCACCAGATACGCCTGCCCCTTCTTGTAGCTCACTCCCGCGTCCCACTCCTGGTACACGTCGTACCCCATCTCACCAAGCAACCAGCCATAGAACGCCGACGACTTTGCGAGGTCGCTAACGTAAAGCTCGACATGGTGGAGTTGGCCTGCGTGCATCGTGTGTCCGCGTCACGGGGTGGGCTCGATCTCAAACTCCGCCCAAACCGGGTGGTGGTCCGCCAGCACCGGGTCGAGCGCAATGATCCCCCCATCCACCGTACGCATCGCCGAGGGCACACGGTACAGCACGTGGTCGATCACGCCGCTGCGCTGCCCGCCCGCCGCATTCCACGTGCTCAGCCCCGACGCCCGAGAGACGTCCAGCCCGAGGTCCTGCCAACTCGCGCGGAAGCCCGCCGCCAAACAATCATCCATGTGCGCCTCGCCCAGCCGATCATTGAAATCCCCCGCCAGGATGACCAGCGCCCCGGGTGTAGCTTCCGCCGCACGCCGCGCCAGGTCGCCCGACTGCTGCTCGCCCGGCCGCGGCTGCCCCCCATGCGCCCCACCCGAAACATGCAGCGCATACACCACCACCTCACGCCCCCCCACCCGCGTCGACGCCCGCACCGCGCTCGCCGGGTTCCACCCCGGCCCTTCCAGCACCAGCTCGCCCGTGTCGTGCAGCGGCGTCCGGCTGAGCACCGCCTTGTACTTGTCCTTGTGATTCGCCGACGAAATCTCACCCACGTAACAGTACGGCATACCTAGCACCACACCCGCCCGCTCGACCCAGTCGCCGCCGGGCACCTCGTTGAACGCGACCACGTCCGGCTCGTACGCAATCAACGCCTCGCCGACCTGCTCCGCCGTCCCGCGGTTCCCAAACTCGACGTTGTACGCCACCACCGTCAAACGCACGGGCTGCACCACCGGCGTCCCATGACACCCCGCCAACAGCCCGAGTGCACACACCGCCATCGCCACCGCCACCAGCAGACCGGGCCCAACCGCCCGCACACCCCGCACCTGGCTGTTTAGCAGCGTCCCGCCTCTCACACCCCAAAGCCCGCAGGATGGATCCGTTTTCGACATCGACGCACGGTAGAAACTGCTCCCGAAGACGTCAATCGTTCGCCCCTGCCCTTCCCACGAAGGCGGGGACGACGGCGAACGTCACAACACCACCTCGGCCTGCTCGGCCGCATCGACGACACCGCATCCTTCGCCACCCACACCCTCGTGTCCGCCGGCGAGCACGATGTCTTCGCGCGTCTCGCGCCCAGCCTGCCGAACGCTTCCAGCCCCCCGTCATCGTCCACAGCCAGACCGCCGGCCGCCACCTGCCCTCGGCAAGCGACGCCACCTTCCAGCAAGTCGCCACCTTTTCTCCAGCAAGGCGTAGACCCGTAAGCCACCCGGGCAGTGGTGAATCGCGTGTCAACAATCGACGCAATGGCACCGACTCCGCCATGCCCTGTCAAGGGAAACAAGACGCCAAGCAACTGAAGATAGAGCGCTTGCGACTTATGTAGGGGGCGGCCAGGCCCGAATCCGTATCCGCCCAACCTTTGCCGCCCAGTCGATTTCGCTTGGGGATCAGCCCGCCGCCCGCTAGGATGAGGAGACCTCCTCCCCAGGCCACTCCCATCTCTCCAAGGGGCCCGAACATGACCCGCTCCCTCCCCGCTCTGCTCGCGTCCGCGTTGCTGCTTGCCGCCGCGCCGCACGCCCACGCCGAAATCGTCATCACCCAAGACGCCGGCTGCTTCTCCGACGGCGTGTTCGAGCCCGACGGCACCTGCATCGACATCCGCGCTATCCTTCCGGAGTTCGGTTCCGTGCGCGTCGCCGCCCATACCACCACGCCACTCAGCGAGGCCGAAGACTTCGGGCTGAACTTCAACGACCTCGATGCCCTCAACCCCGTGCCGGCACACCTCGACCCCACCGACGGCATCAACCTCGCCAGCCAGATCACCGGCAACCAGCTCGACCTGACGATCACCGGCTCGCAAAGCATAGGGCCTTCCACCCCCAACTCCGGCGTCTCCGAGGTCAACCTCGGCGCACGCGTCAACCAGACCTACATCCTCGACGACGTCTTCTTCGCCAACGAGACGATCATCGTCGATTGGGACCCGCTCGCCTCTGGCTCGATGGCCCGGCCGACCGACGCGCGCCGCCCGGCCTGACCTCCCTAAGCATCGACATCAACGTCCTCACCACCGTCAACGGCAACCCCGTCCAGACCCCCATCTTCAGCGCCTCCCTCCGTTACGACGAGGACGACCCCGGCATCCAGGCCACCGGCAACTCCGCCTCCACCTTCAGCTTCGACCCGCTCATCGGGCCGGGCATCGGCCAGTCCTATGTTTCGGACACCCCGATCTTTAGCAGCACCCCGATCACCGAAGGCGAGGAGTTCACCATCTCGATCGATGTCTTCGCCACCGTCTTCAGCGACGGCTTCGCATCCGGCGACAACAGCGGCTGGGCCAACACGTTCGCTAACACCATCCAGCTCACCGCCACCGCGCCCGACACCACCACCTTCACCCAGGTCCCCGAGCCCGGCAGCGCGGCGCTGCTGGCGATCGCCCTCCCCCTGCTCGCCCGCCGACGGCGGTGAATCAGGCCGTATCATGGCGGCCACCCAACCCTCTAAAGACCCGCCGCCGCACGGAACCCCCATGAAACAGCCGCCCCCCGCCAGCATCGAACGCGCCAAGCAGATGACCTTCGCCGACATCTACCCGCTCTACCTCGCCCGGGTCGAGAAGAACGGCAAGACCGAGCAGGACCTGCAAAAGATCATCCACTGGCTCACCGGCTACACCGCGAAGAAGCAGCAGGCCCTCATCAAAGACGAGGCCACCTTCGACACCTTCGTCAAGAAGGCCAAGTTCCACCCCAACGCCCACCTCATCACCGGCACCGTCTGCGGCTACCGCGTCGAAGACATCGAAGACCCCTTCATGCGACAGCTCCGACAACTCGAAAAACTCATCGACGAGCTCGCCCGCGGCAAGAAGATGGAGAGCATCCTGCGGAGTGAGTGAGGGCTCGCACGTTCCTGTGCCGCTGTAGATCGAGAAACAAGGTCCCCGGCACTGTCGCTGCACTCGATACCGTTCCTGTAAAAACCACGATTCGGCCAGCGTCGAGGTGTCAGGCACAACGAAGCCCGTGAGAATCGTGACACCCTCGGAGACCGCAAAGATGCGCCTGACTCTGAATCGTCGTACAAACCGTGCCGCGACACTGCTGATCCTCGCCGGGCTGGCCGGGGCCGGGAACGCGGCCGGGGAGGACTGGTTCGCCCCCGTCTTCGCCGATACCCATGGCCGGTTCGGCGGGGTGATGGACGACCCCGAAGCGCACCGCGTCCAGGTGCTGGTGTCGGAAGTGGTTGAGGGGGAAGACGGTCAAGCGACGCTCCGCCGCCACGGCTACCGCGCCGACGCCGAGTACTTCTACCCCGCCAGCTCGATCAAGATCGCCGCGTGCGTCGCGGCGCTGCTCGAGGTGCAGCGCTGGCAGGAAGAGCTAGGGCTAGACGCGGACGTTGACACGCCATTGGCGTTCCACGGGGCCGACGGCTCGGTCCTGGAGCATGACGCCTCCAACGTTGTCGACGGCACCGTCACCGTCCGCCACGAGATCCGCAAGGTCTGCCTGGTCTCGGACAACCCGGGGTTCAACCGGCTGTTCGACCTGGTCGGCCGTGATGCGCTCAACCAGACGATGTGGGACGCCGGGCTGCCCAGCTTCCGCCTCCGACACCAGCTCATCGGCGGCGGCCCGGGCGAACGCCGCGGCGACCCGGAGACCACGCCCCGCGTCGAGCTGCGGACCAGCGGCGGCGGCCACACCCTCCCACCCCGTACCGCGGAGATCGAACTACCGACACAGCGGCCCGACGACGCCTACCGCTTCGGCGAGGCGTACATCGCAGCCGGCCAGCGCCACGACGGGCCGTTCGACTTCACCCAACGCAACGAAGTCGCGCTGGCCGACCTGCACGACCTGCTCATCATGATCGCCCGCCCCGACATCGGCCTGGGCAAGCCCGGCCTGCCGCTCACCGACGCCCACCGCGCCCTGCTCGTCGAGGCGATGAGCCAGGACCCGCTGACCTCGGCCAACCCGGTCTACCCCAGCCCGCCGCACGAGCCGGGCTTCGCACAGAGCTGGCCGCTCGCCGGTGTGCAGCGCGTCGTCGACGGCGGCGCGGTGACCGAGACGCAGAAGGGCGGGCTCGCCTACGGGTTCGTGATCGAGAACGCCTACTACGTCGACGAAACCACCGGCCGATCGTTCTTCCTGACCGCGACGATCTACCACAACCCCAACGCGACGTTCAACGACGATACCTACGGCTACGACTTCTCCCGGCAGTTCCTCACCGACCTGGGCGAGGCCGTGGCCCGGCGGCTCTGGGGCCCGGCGCCCGATCAGCACGAATAAGGGGTGCAGCGCGTGAGGCACGGTTTTACGCTTAGGGTGGCCGTGGCATGCCGGAGGCATCCCACGGACGATGATGCCTTGCGTCCTGTCAACACCAGTAGCGTTGGATGCCCCTCGACACCCGATCCCGTGGGACCGCTCCGCGATGCCACGGCCACCCGCCGAAGGCATCCCACGGACTGTCATGCCCATGGCCACGTGACCCGCAATGACATGATTGCCGACATTCCTCATTCCGTGGGATCGCTCCGCGATGCCACGGCCACCCCAGGAAACAATCGATGACACACACGACCAAGCACCCCTTCGCAACCCTCCTCCTACTCCTCGCGGTCGCCTTGGCGGCCATCTCGTGCCGGCCATCCACGCAGACCGGCGGGCCGGTCGATCGCGATAGCGACACCATCAATAGCACCCCGCCCGTCACGCTCAACGCCGGCGAAGACAAGCCCCGCATCCTCATGCTCCACGGCGGCGGCAGCAGCGCCGCCGGGTTCGCCCGGCAGCGCGGGGTCCGCGACCTCGCCGAGGCACTCCCGCAGTACACCTTCGTCTTCGCCGACGCCCCCGAGCCCGGCGGGCTCTGGCTCCGTGACCCGCCGAGCAAATCGCAGCCCTCCACCGACCCCGGCTGGGCCGACCGCTCCGTCGAATACCTCGACGCCTTCGTCGAAGAGCACGGCCCGTTCCACGCCGTCGTCGCCTACTCCCAGGGCTGCCCCATGGCGCTCGTCTACCTCGCCCACGCCCCGGCCGACACCTTCCAGAAAGCCGCGCTCTTCAACGGCTACGCCCCCACCACCCACCTCGGCCTGCTCGGCACGATCGACGACGACGCACCCTTCACCACCCCCACCCTCGTCTTCTCCGGCGAACACGACGTCTTCGCCGACCTCGCCCCCGGCCTCGCCGAACGCTTCCAGTCCCCGGCCACCGTCCACAGCCCCACCGCCGGCCACCACTTGCCCTACGAAAGCGACCCCACCTTCCAACAGGTCATCGACTTCCTGCGCTGAAGAACGCGATCGACGCGTGGCCGGTGTCGGCGCAGCCGCCCCCGGAACGGACGTAGGCGAATCCGTACGACCCCTTTCACTTCAAGCTGCATGGGCATCCGCCATAGGGTCCGGGGGGTCGCTCGCGGATTCGCTCCACCCCGGCCTCCCGCCCCTTCGCGGGGCGTCCGCGTATTCGCCCCAAACCCCACCCACCACTTCCAGCCACTCGCGGCCATCCCCGGCAGCGGGGAATCCCGGGCGCTTATTCTTGGGGGTGCGCATCGGTTCGGGGTAAAATGGAGTTGATACCGACACCCATATCGGAGCCAATGATGACAAAAGAGACTACACCCAGGACCGATGCCGCGGTCGTCTGCGGCACCGCTTTCGCCACAAGCTGCGCGGGCTTTGCCCTGTCGGTGCTCCTGCTCATCCCGGTCCTTGGCACACTGCTCGCCCGGCTCGACGCGCCGGCCCTCCTCCAGCAGGTGGTCGTCGTCCTGCTCCTGTTCGGCCTGCCGATCCTCGCCGCGATCGCTGGCATCGAACTGGGCGAGAAGATTATCCGGCGGTAGCACGCCGGGCCGAGTCATGGCCGAGGCCGAAACAGAATCCTTGGTGGCCAAGGTCGGCCCAGCCGCCCCCCGATAACACGGCAAATCGCGTCCATCCGTGGCTTACCCACGGGTTTTCCACGCGCTGCGCGAGCGCAGGACGGCGCTGCGCGAGCGCAGGGCGGCGCTGCGCGAGCGCAGGGCGGCGCTGCGCGAGCGCAGAGCGGCGCTGCGCGGGCGCAGAGCGGCGCTGCGCGGGCGCAGAGCGGCGCTGCGCGGGCGCAGAGCGGCGCTGCGCGAGCGCACGGCGGCGCTGCGCTCGCGCACGGCGGCGCTGCGCTCGCGCATTCGCAGGGGGTCGATCATGCAGCTGGGCAGAACGACCGCTGGGGCGGTCTGTCGGAGCGCTCCAGGCGGGCCCCGGAGCGCTCGGGGGCCGGGCTGGAGCGCTCAAACGGGGCTCCGGAGCGCTCGCGGGCCGCTGCGGAGCGCTCCGGCGTGGCGTTTGAGTACTCACGGAGCGTTCCGGAGCGCTCAAGCGCGGCGTTTGAGCGCTCGGGAAGGTACCTTGAGCGCTCCAGCGGGCTTCTTGAGCGCTCCGTAACCGCGTTGGAGTACTCAAACGCCCCGGCGGAGCGCGTCGGCAACGCTCAGGCCCGCCTCAAAAACTCATCCATCCCTCGCTGCTGGCCCGGATCGGTGCAGCCGCCCCCGGAACCCCCGAAGCGGGATGCTCGAATCGACATGCACGCAGCTCGTTCCGGGGGGGTCGCTCCGCTCCACCCCGGTCACCAGCCGCGAACGTTTTGACCACTCACGCCCGTTTTGTCATGCTTGCTATCGATAACGCGACGCGGCCCGGCCGCGACAAATGGGGTGGGCAGGCCTGCCCGCAGAAAAGTCGCGGATAGACAGAATCCCCCAACCACTTGTTAGAGCGCACCAGAACCAACCTAGGAATCGAATGTAATCATGGAAGCAAGAAACCGACTTTTGCCAGACTGGTTAACAAAGGTCAGAACAAGACAGATTGTCTTGCCTCGATTTCAGCGATTTGAGGCGTGGTCTCACGGGCAAGTTACTGGATTGCTAAACAACGTACTGCAAGAACTTCCCGCCGGTGCAGTTCTCATTCTGGAAATTGGGGACAAGGAGCCATTCCATTCTCGCCCAGTTATGGGTGCACCCAATAGGGGTGATCGAATTACAGAGCACCTACTGGATGGCCAACAAAGAATCACGGCGTTGTGGCGTAGCTTGCACGACCAATACGACAACCGTTCATATTTCGTAGCTTTCGACGAAGAGCAATCTGAAGAGGTTCCGTACTACATTGTTTCGTATGGACGGTGGGATAAAAACGGCGAACGCTATCCACTTTGGCTAAACTCACCTCCCAAGGTATGGGCGAAGAACATGATTCCCGTTCCGCTTCTGCGGCCGGATAATGAAGCGGAGTCGGAACTCGACCTGTGGGCTGAATCCGCATCTGATGGAGATAGAGAAACAGAGCGGCGAATCATCAAACAGGGGAACCGCCTCCGTCAGCTCTTTGCCAAATTTAACATACCTTTTTTGTCCCTACCGAGTACAACGCCGAACGAAACGGCGTTGAATGTCTTCATTCAAATGAACACTTCGGCTTCGCCCTTGTCTGCTTACGACATCGTTGTTGCACAGGTAGAAGCTGCTGCTGGAATGTCACTCCACGAGTTAACTGATGATCTGCGTAAGTCTGCCCCGGCTATCGAAGAATACATTGAACCAGCCGATTTGATGCTAGCCGTTAGTGCCCTGCTGCAAGATAGAGTCCCAAACAAAAGTACCTACCTCAGCGATGGGTTTAGCAGCCATCTTGTGGAGGTATGGGATAAAACTATTCTGGGAGTAAAACGGGCAATCGCATTTCTTGAAGAAGAGCGTATTTTCGATGGAAAACGCCTTCCTACAGATGTGGTGCTCTACCCGCTTTCTGCCCTCTGGTCGCAAGTCCCTGATGGCCTTGATGCAGAAGGAGAAGCACGAACTCTTATACGTCGGTACTTGTGGCGAACTTTCTGCACTGATAGGTATGAACGAACCTCTGCCACACGCGCATTGACAGACTTTCGTCAGTTATCGAAGTTACTTTCGTCACCAGATTCTATATCCCCGGATGTCTTTGATGAGCAGCGCCATCCGCTACCCACAGTCGAAGAGCTAGTGTTTTCTGGATGGCCTGTTAGAAAAGATAGACTCGCTCGGGCCATATTGGCTGTCTCTCTTAGAGCGGGTGGCTTAGATTTCGCTGACGGTAGTCCCGCATCAAGAAGTGGACTAAAGAAACGAGAGTACCATCACCTGTTTCCCAATGCATGGCTTGCCAGAGCCGGCTTTCAAGACGATGCGATTTTTCGTTCGTTAAACTGCGGTCTAGTTAGCTGGAGAACCAACCGCAATATCTCAGACAAGGCACCAGCAAGATACTTGAACGAGAGAATGGAAGCGTCCAGTTTGGGTGCTGAAGAAATCGAGCGCCGCCTCGAATCTCATTTGATCCCACACAAGCAAATCATTAAAGAACAGTATGAAGATTTTCTTGTAGAAAGGGGAAAGTTGGTTCTTGGTCACATGAAGTCACTGTGTTCGGCAGGCAACACGTAGTGTGCTCTAAGAAGGCTGCGGAGTGGAACGCATCTTCCACTACGCCCTTTTAGTCTTCAATATAATTCCACCATTCCCGGCAAGTGTTACAACTAACCTACTCCCCCGGGATATACGAGATCACGCCGTCCCAGGGGGAGCTGGCGGTGGCGTAGAGTTTTTTGGGGATGCGGCCGGCGAGGTAGGAGAGGCGGCCGGCTTCGACGGCGTGGCGCATGGCGTGGGCCATCTGCACGGGGTCTTTGGCGTGGGCGATGCCGGTGTTCATGAGGACGCCGTCGGCGCCGAGTTGCATGGCGAGGGTGGTGTCGGCGGCCTCGCCGACGCCGGCGTCGAGGATGACGGGGTAGTCGGGGTCGCCGTCCTTGAGCAGTTCGAGGATGATGGTGATGGCGTTGGGGTTGAGGACGCCCTGGCCGCTGCCGATCGGGGAGCCGGCGGGCATGACGCTGCTCGCGCCGGCCTCCTTGAGCTTCACGGC
The sequence above is a segment of the Phycisphaeraceae bacterium D3-23 genome. Coding sequences within it:
- a CDS encoding serine hydrolase, whose product is MRLTLNRRTNRAATLLILAGLAGAGNAAGEDWFAPVFADTHGRFGGVMDDPEAHRVQVLVSEVVEGEDGQATLRRHGYRADAEYFYPASSIKIAACVAALLEVQRWQEELGLDADVDTPLAFHGADGSVLEHDASNVVDGTVTVRHEIRKVCLVSDNPGFNRLFDLVGRDALNQTMWDAGLPSFRLRHQLIGGGPGERRGDPETTPRVELRTSGGGHTLPPRTAEIELPTQRPDDAYRFGEAYIAAGQRHDGPFDFTQRNEVALADLHDLLIMIARPDIGLGKPGLPLTDAHRALLVEAMSQDPLTSANPVYPSPPHEPGFAQSWPLAGVQRVVDGGAVTETQKGGLAYGFVIENAYYVDETTGRSFFLTATIYHNPNATFNDDTYGYDFSRQFLTDLGEAVARRLWGPAPDQHE
- a CDS encoding DUF262 domain-containing protein — protein: MEARNRLLPDWLTKVRTRQIVLPRFQRFEAWSHGQVTGLLNNVLQELPAGAVLILEIGDKEPFHSRPVMGAPNRGDRITEHLLDGQQRITALWRSLHDQYDNRSYFVAFDEEQSEEVPYYIVSYGRWDKNGERYPLWLNSPPKVWAKNMIPVPLLRPDNEAESELDLWAESASDGDRETERRIIKQGNRLRQLFAKFNIPFLSLPSTTPNETALNVFIQMNTSASPLSAYDIVVAQVEAAAGMSLHELTDDLRKSAPAIEEYIEPADLMLAVSALLQDRVPNKSTYLSDGFSSHLVEVWDKTILGVKRAIAFLEEERIFDGKRLPTDVVLYPLSALWSQVPDGLDAEGEARTLIRRYLWRTFCTDRYERTSATRALTDFRQLSKLLSSPDSISPDVFDEQRHPLPTVEELVFSGWPVRKDRLARAILAVSLRAGGLDFADGSPASRSGLKKREYHHLFPNAWLARAGFQDDAIFRSLNCGLVSWRTNRNISDKAPARYLNERMEASSLGAEEIERRLESHLIPHKQIIKEQYEDFLVERGKLVLGHMKSLCSAGNT
- a CDS encoding endonuclease/exonuclease/phosphatase family protein: MSKTDPSCGLWGVRGGTLLNSQVRGVRAVGPGLLVAVAMAVCALGLLAGCHGTPVVQPVRLTVVAYNVEFGNRGTAEQVGEALIAYEPDVVAFNEVPGGDWVERAGVVLGMPYCYVGEISSANHKDKYKAVLSRTPLHDTGELVLEGPGWNPASAVRASTRVGGREVVVYALHVSGGAHGGQPRPGEQQSGDLARRAAEATPGALVILAGDFNDRLGEAHMDDCLAAGFRASWQDLGLDVSRASGLSTWNAAGGQRSGVIDHVLYRVPSAMRTVDGGIIALDPVLADHHPVWAEFEIEPTP
- a CDS encoding VOC family protein, whose product is MHAGQLHHVELYVSDLAKSSAFYGWLLGEMGYDVYQEWDAGVSYKKGQAYLVLVQVEAKYVGEGEPGYHRCRVGLNHLAFHGESRAQVDALTAQLRERGTTILYEDKHPYASGPGYYAVFFEDPDRIKLEVVAPPE
- a CDS encoding DUF2200 domain-containing protein, which produces MKQPPPASIERAKQMTFADIYPLYLARVEKNGKTEQDLQKIIHWLTGYTAKKQQALIKDEATFDTFVKKAKFHPNAHLITGTVCGYRVEDIEDPFMRQLRQLEKLIDELARGKKMESILRSE